TTGTaacaaaaatcaatttaaatatgatttagtttccaaaacaagaaaaataaagtgagcttgaaatgagccaggcaatatattatattattctgacaaatttaTGATAATGCTTCTCTTCAAGTCactaaaaatgaaatttcaaatttgtACATGAATATCCAACATTTCATGTGCAATAGCCCGATGCATTAGGTAGTTAAACATCAGGATTACAATCTAAGGAAGCAATGGTTAAATTGACACTCTTCTACTtggttaattaaaagttattctCCAGAAGGTTACTACTTTAccttaaaactaaattttttttttataagtacgTCTGATGTTCTCATAAAATTCATAAAGTTGTTGTTGGCTTCTGTCAGtatatttctaataatgttaaataagtctgtatgacaaaaataaagtaaaatttctgtcttctttgatagattgtttaggcagagtattcatgatgaaattttctaaaatggacagcaactgcctgttgtgaagacacaagtatAGAGAatgatgtttcaaaagtcttccacctttcgtcttcaggttaGCGTATTTGTGTAGGTGTTCTCAGTCTTTTCTTGTGTCCTgatggattgtggagagcatgttatgattggttggattatcagtgtttctgattggaggagattttctgtagattcaaccaatggcagccacaggttactcacctctaatctggaatctctgtttagtgaaggtttaataaattcatagacaaaagaatccacttcacTATGGAAATAGAGGTACAAAACAGTCTACCATTTCTGGAtatactcatcagcaaacaagcaagacaaaaatcaaagaatcattttatattaacccTATTAAatcttcactaaacagagattccagattagaggtgagtaacctgtggctgccattggttgaatctacaggaaatctctcctccagtgagaaacagtgataatccaaccaatcataaaaTGCTCTCCACAATCTaacaggacactataaaagactgacaacacctacacacacactgacctgaagacagaggactttcgaaacgtcatcctcttcccttgtctccacaacaggaagTTGCCATCCATTCTGCAGAGTTTCATCAAAATTTCCTTCCTTTGAACAATTGTTTTCATTGAGCAATTTTCCCAGCCTGAATTAGAACTGATGTCATAAATTACAGATGCCTGAAGATTTAGTTTAACTTCTTTGTTCAATGAACTCTCTTGTAAGTACATTTCACATAAGTTCCTTATCAAATACGTAAAAAGTACTTTCAATATACAAGTGCATGTTTGTATTTATGTCACTTGTTCTAAGGcttcaaataaaacaacacaaagaaGGCTAAATTTTGTCTTCACAAAATTGAATGATATGATTTGGAGTCTTCTGAATATGAAAAGCAACTaaaacagtactttgtatagtaGTCTTCTTAAAAAGGCAtataaattccatctgtataaaaaacaatttatagacATAATGGGTATTTAAAAATTGGCACAATTCAATTTTAAAAGCTTTGCAACACCCTAGCAACACATAACAAAGATAAACACAATGACATTCATATGATGAGAATAATCCCAAAATTCTAAATATGCACCAAATAGGTTTCAGTCCTTGTAACAAAATCAACAGGTTTATTCCAGGATACGTAAGAGTAGAAAACTTTTAGTGAacatttttaagtatatatatatataattgtttacaaAAATTATGAACAATAGTTTTCTTATACTGATACCATAAACTTGAAAACTTTTTCAAAGTACATCTCTTAACTCATTCATGTACAAGACATTTCATCAAAAGGAAGAAAACCCAGTTGAGATAGTAATTAGACAATTTTGgaaaatttccaataaaaatatttatattataaacatttggCATCTCTACATCTCATATGTACTTACAATTAAAACTGTTTCTACTAATGATGTCATAATAGacctttttttttccaagtaaTGAATTCAAAaagatgaataatatttaatgcTACcagttttaaagatttttataCTTCTTAAAAGTGAAAACACTCATGCAAAGCTAGTTATTAGAAGTGAATGACTGCTCACATGCATCTCACACTTGCCTAAAAACATTTCCAGAGGAATGCTTTGTTACATGCCTTCAAATTAAACTGATCAAAATCCCAAAGGTCagcaacaaatatttgttacatgAATGATCCCAGTGTTTTCTAGAGACCATTATATCTGAAATGCTAGTGACAGCATACTCTgccaatttgtttttatttgtatgcaCATGATCAAAGTGGTAACAAAAGAAAGTTCATTAGCTTTATGGACATTCTTGTTATAGTGGGAagtagaaataacagaaaattttgGAATCAAAGAACATGATTTGTGTTCCACGAAACATTACATGAACCACTGTAAGTTGTATATTCACAACTCATGAGCTATCAAAACCTACCCAAACTGTCCAGATAACTGATAACTTATTCCcattagaaaaactaaaatattaagtaaattaacAAAGTTTAAGTTGTTAGATACAACTTTTAAAGatgttcaatatttattaatttaattgtcAAGCcattagtatataaaaatatatattagtatactATAAAGTTACTTTCCGTCACTTTCCTGAGACCCTTCTGCTCACCTGagagaattttaaaaaaagtgattGGTTGCTCCCCTTCAGTTTGCTCATGTCTAACACTGTTCATTCATgttatttactattaaaaatCCAACAACTTCATAAACTACTCTCAAAACTTACAATATAACTGTTAATCAATGAAAAAGTGTGAGTGAATTAAAGCTGCAATGTTCCTCTAACCTCAGAAAGAagatagttaaaataattaaaaacaaactgagatTGCAGCAATTTTTCTGATCCCTGAAACCTCAAAGATAGGATGGATACAGAGACACAACAAAATCAGGCAATGTGAAAAATTTTAGTTATCCAAAGCCTCACAAAGAAAGTGTATAGAAAGATTCTACAAATTATATAATGCAGAAATTTGTTTATAACTTAGAAATTCGAGAGAGAAGATTGATATAAAGAAACCACAAAGGAAACTATGAATCAATTTTTTAGTCACATGAAGCCTTAGAAAATAGGTGGTTATAAGGATATTTCAAAATGAGATAATACAGAGCTCTTTCTGTCACCTTAGAGAAGATATGAATCtacagaaaacacacaaaaaacaatgtaGCAATTTTTCTGGTAGTTAGAAAAATGTGGCTACAAAAAAGGACCTCCAATTTTTTGTTAGTCAAACTAACTTAATTTGGTGTTTATATGAGGGTTTGTTGAAACTCAACAATTAAAAGTTCATGTATCGCCCTCATTATATAGTGTTTTCAAAGCctgaagttttcatttttaaattaaacaccttccaaacaaaatattaaaggttCATATGGACTTTCAAACTTGGTAGCTCCTTTCAGGAACAAACCTTTAAACATAATAAGCACAAATAACTTGATATGATATGACtgacacacaaaacaaaaatcttcTTCCCTAATGAAcactaaaaagaaaacaaatcacacacatttattatttagcaagacagctaattaaaataaataaatacaaaatgaagGTTGACTAACATGAAAAGCTGACACACAACCAGCTTGCCTACCATAGGCCAATGCAAAATTGAaattcattaagaaataaaaaacttgaTTCTTATTCAAAGTGCTtaatgcatacacacacacacacacgtacatacaTACAATACAGATCATGAATTCACAATCACTAAATTACACACTCCTGTTGAATCACATCTTTTAACTGCCTCTTTAACCAAAGTGAACAATTTCATTACTTGCTATACCCTAAGGTTAGTTTTTTAGTGTAAAGAAATGTTTGGCAAGAAACAAAATAGGCAATCACAAACCCTCCAGTTATTTTGCTATTTCAGCAAAAGTgttaaattgtaacaatgagaATTATTAAGGTAAAACAACTGTTAAATAACTGTTCTTCAGTAAATGCACTGTAGCACCATGTGCTTTGATCAGTACCAAAATGCacactgttttttaattttctactgTAGTAGTTTACAAGTAACATAATTTCAaggttaataaataataaagaaccataaacaatgaaaataataatgacaatcACTAACTTCATAAAAAGGAGTTATGCCTGAAAATCCAAAAGTTTAATAACTTCTTAAtcctaaaactgaaatatatttctagtcaacataaacaataaaccaaaaaaaaataaattaccacATTATGTGGTTATGCTGAAACTTGACAACAATATTTGTCAAGTTAATGTGCATCTTTGTTACCTCCCACATCTTAATTAACTgtgcaaatttaaaattaacattatgtaGTTTTAGTTAAATGATGGATGTAACACATTTTATCATTAACTGCTTGTTTCAAATGCCTTTCCATTAAGTTCATCATTAGAATGTTATATTatccattaaaaattattaattttattaagaaatatgtttatacacacacatgaAGATAAAGTGTTGATTGTCTTACCacccaaaacaaattattttctggtTAACAAGAACACCTTGCTCACTGgtatcacaaaatataaaatctttgGTTAAAAAACCCTCTCCTACAACAGTGTTAAGTGACTCATTAAACACATTAAATCTCAAGTATTCTCTCTTGATCTCCAACATTAACATCTCTTGGTTCTGGAAGAGTGTCATCAATCTCATCTTGCAGATCTTCATATCTGAAACAGTAACCATgtaataaattgttaataatgatattaccaataacttctgatcaaagcaaactTCTTACATAGATCAGAACTGaaaattaacttacttttatACACCTGTATAGTTAGAAGtatataacatgaaaaaacaCCAGAGTGCCCTCactcttataaatatttttagtgataatcccaataatatcttacAATATTAGGCCAATACATAAAATTTACCttgttaatgaaaagtaataaaaatatatatattatcaaaccaaatgctgttaacaaaagtaCCTTTAAACAAAGAATGGAAAATAACTTAAGATACAAAAGTTAATTGttccttaaataaaaaaaaaagctttgcataataaaaattattacttcaTTCTTTTTTCCTATTAAAATACTTCTATATTTTGCTGATGTGTAGGATGAAATTTTACAAATCTCTAACAACTGTGATGAAAAATGAGAGTTGTTCCAAATCACATCTCAAAAGGCACAACTTAATAATACTTTGAACATGTGCAGGTTTAAAAAATGTTagacaaagtataattttaagaaactttTAGCTAGAGCATCTACAGAGAATCtaactttaaaaactgttaaGGTTTTGTTAAGAACTTCTAAgagatagtaaaaaaaaaagagagagagagagtttataataatatttcaatcatGCTATACCAGGGTTATCATGGTAACCAGAATATGACAGATTTAAAACTGTGAGGTTAGAGTTTAATAGTACACTCCCTTAAGTAACACTCATCTGATCAGTAAAATCAGTAGGTAAAGTTTATTGCAAGGTAAGCTATGTTTAAGTGAAACATGAATTACCTGTCATAGGAACCCTCCTTTTCCAAAAGCAAGGAATCACTAGATTCAATTTTCACTTTATAAGTCATTAGAAGATATAGGATAGCAAGGATTAGTAACATCACACCTGGAAGTAAAAATAACACACcagaaaaaattaagttttgtttagttattgttgagcataaagctacacagctACCTGTGCTATACTCATCATAAGtactgaaacctaatttttagcatcataaaccTATCAGCATCATAGACAAGTTTTGGTCTAGTAGgggtactttattttaaatgttaaaattataactacCACTCTACATCTGTTGTGTAAagttgaaacaaattattttatttaaaaaaaaattatgggaACAACTAAATTAAACcacttaataaaacagttaatCAGCCATGATATATATGGCACTAAACAAAATGAACACTCAAAACTTAGTACAGCATTACAGCTTCCCAAAAAGCATTCAAGTTTCACCTCTCAACTTGTCTATTTTAAGGCTCAAGGTTtaagtaacatttaatattttaccaaacaTCCTCGTGTTTCCACATTCTCATATACAACTGGCAatcaactttaaaataacatttcaacacCCCAACAAAACAGAAGGTCCTCAAAGAATTACAATAAATTCAAAAACTTAAAACTATGAAATTTAGCTACTTTACTACATTAGGAGTTTCCACTGAGCGAAAGAAGACATAACTATTTGAAGACAAATATAAATGGAATGTTATCTTTTACAATACCACTGATTGTATAAATCAAAAATCTAAGTTGAAAGGACTGTATTTGCAAACATTAAAGATAATATCCTGCAGgtttaacaattataaaaaaaactgaaatattattaatgaaaaataaattacagcaCTACATACATATGAAGAAAGAtgcaagtgtttaaatttatcaagaaacaaaactgaaaaggAAAACAAAGGATATATAGAACAGCATACTGATGTCAGCATCACACACTCTACAAACTTCTTTGAACAATGTACATAATATAAAAGTCAAGGTTTACATTCACAacttattcagaaaaaaaaaatgcactaAACCAGAATCTATTAATAGAAGTGTATGTACCACAagctaaataaacaacatttacatCAGAGGCAATGTGCCAAGCTTGAAACTGATTAAAGTGGTGAAGACGTTCAAAAGTATAACAGAAAATATCAGGTACTAAAGAATTCTTCATAATGCATATTGTACCACATAACTTAGAAGAAGATGTAAATCACCTTTGTTAGTATGTTACATTTATTGCCAATAATGTTTTAGCCTTTTCCATTACTTGACCAAAATCATCTATGGTTAAATACAATTCAATTCaagcactttattttaataaattaatttctcgAATGGTAATTATACCTGCAACTGTTGCCAGCCATACAGTTGAAGGCCTGACAAAACACAGAATTGACATGCCTGCATACAGTAAAGACTTTTTCCACAGGTCTAGCCACTGAAGTCTCTTCCAACAGCGAAAACAGCCATCTTTATCTTCATCCCTGTGTAAAATTACATacaataatgtgtgtgtatatatatatatgtattcaaaaaagaaaaaaatgttttttttgtaaactacATATACTTGTGAATCGAaatttaaaaacgtatttaaaaaacataacttgTGAAGACTAGCTGTATATTTTGAACTTACACTCTTGTCAGTATCCATTTTTCTCTGGAAATGTTCTGTACGCATTTTTAATTTAGCTAGCTATATTGTTAATGCCCTGATAAATCAAACTTATATGCAtacattttaaacttgtaaacaaAATAGCAGTTTTCAAATGTTGCAACTACCATCATGATTTACTATGTACTTTCCTACATGCATTTGTAAAGTACAAGTTTTCAGAGATATATTTAAAGATTATGCTTTAACAGTACCTTGTATTTTTTGAGAATTGCATAGATTTGtactacaaaacatttattaaataaatgtagcGATGAAAAGATAAAAGAATCCTACTTTATACAATATACTGTATAACAAATCTAGGTTCTCTTATATGCTAGTATATAATTAGTGCCTAAGTAATCATATTTACCTGAATGAGGCTTCTAAGAAAAGGTTCACCACAAACATTGTTTCTAGAAAAGTAAGTATGACAGCAGATATtctgaagaaaacaaatcaataatttcaacataatatttgtatatgttgtatcTACTAAACTATATTAATTTAGTACTCAAATGTGtgcttatttgtttaaaacaacaaatgaacattCCAACAAATCTATCAATATCAGTACATTTTAGGttgggaaaaataaaaacattaatctaTCAACAGACAGCAGTCCTACATTAACAATAATGgacaacaaaatacatttttctctgCTACTAGAAAAAATGTAATAGTTTCTGAGTAATTCCATGAAAATGATTATAAACATCATGttgaaaattattgaaaacttcTGATTTTCAAGTTATGacagatttattcaaaatattcttacataacttgaaaataactattttctttaataactacttgtttatttaatgaaaactatatttaagaatgttcaaaaaccAAAGAGTATAATAagattatata
This genomic window from Tachypleus tridentatus isolate NWPU-2018 chromosome 10, ASM421037v1, whole genome shotgun sequence contains:
- the LOC143229486 gene encoding transmembrane protein 72-like, producing the protein MNYNEHKCAWVIDFVTPATRVWGVLSIIVFWGVGADVAFHKHDLGAYVIISAVILTFLETMFVVNLFLEASFRDEDKDGCFRCWKRLQWLDLWKKSLLYAGMSILCFVRPSTVWLATVAGVMLLILAILYLLMTYKVKIESSDSLLLEKEGSYDRYEDLQDEIDDTLPEPRDVNVGDQERILEI